One window of the Cryptomeria japonica chromosome 7, Sugi_1.0, whole genome shotgun sequence genome contains the following:
- the LOC131060497 gene encoding (S)-canadine synthase CYP719A21-like, which produces MDKTYGPVMTVWMGSLPVIVLTGQAPIWEALVNQAVNFSGRRLFYSRQFITASYRTIFSSPYNEHWIKLRKLLHNNVLSPAHVELQSSSHQASVNKLINNLEKEMKENNGVVRPLHALKMMAMSFIAPLCFGLDFQDDNFLSKLEEFIAEDISLTKREDTFLDLFPLSRFFVPSSIRTERKWKSLRDDILHLLLPFIRFARIYRECFKRSAPSSFLYCLLSIGEGEEAEHKSKLSNEEIAFNLHELFVLVVDSTSTTIEWALVYLITNPHIQERAFQEISQEAQEGKGGLLSFEDLRKVPYLQSVVKETRRKESIAPLMMFHQTENECKVMDITIPAKSVVLFNLNSVSNDPELWKEPDEFRPDRFLDKNESEKVRMAYLPFGAGRRVCAGMDLASVYVPITLANLLKSFEWGCVKEGSLPDLSRDVSSLLVSMKYPLEARITPRPS; this is translated from the coding sequence ATGGACAAAACATATGGTCCGGTCATGACAGTTTGGATGGGTTCATTGCCAGTTATAGTCCTCACCGGCCAAGCTCCAATCTGGGAGGCCCTGGTTAATCAGGCCGTCAATTTTTCTGGTCGGCGCTTATTCTACTCTAGGCAATTCATTACTGCCTCTTACAGGACTATATTTAGTTCTCCCTACAACGAGCATTGGATTAAGCTCAGAAAGCTTCTGCACAACAATGTTCTCAGCCCAGCCCATGTTGAACTTCAGAGCTCTTCTCACCAGGCAAGTGTGAATAAACTCATCAACAACTTAGAAAAGGAAATGAAAGAGAACAATGGCGTGGTGAGGCCCCTTCATGCCTTGAAAATGATGGCAATGAGTTTTATTGCCCCCTTATGCTTTGGCTTGGACTTTCAAGACGATAACTTCTTGTCCAAGCTGGAAGAATTCATAGCTGAAGATATTAGCCTGACTAAAAGAGAAGATACATTTCTGGATTTATTTCCTCTTAGTCGCTTCTTTGTTCCTTCATCAATCAGAACTGAAAGGAAATGGAAGTCTCTGCGAGATGATATTCTGCATCTACTGTTGCCTTTTATCCGGTTTGCTCGCATTTATAGAGAATGCTTTAAGCGGTCTGCTCCCAGCAGTTTCTTGTATTGTTTACTGTCCATTGGAGAAGGGGAGGAGGCCGAACACAAATCAAAGTTATCCAATGAAGAGATAGCTTTCAATTTGCATGAGCTGTTCGTTCTCGTAGTAGACAGCACATCCACGACCATAGAATGGGCTCTGGTTTACCTGATAACCAACCCTCACATCCAAGAGAGGGCTTTTCAAGAAATAAGCCAAGAAGCGCAGGAAGGAAAAGGTGGGTTGTTAAGTTTTGAGGATTTGAGGAAGGTTCCATACTTACAAAGTGTGGTGAAGGAAACGAGGAGAAAAGAATCGATTGCCCCACTCATGATGTTTCACCAGACAGAAAACGAATGTAAGGTGATGGACATCACCATACCTGCAAAGTCAGTAGTTCTCTTTAATCTAAACAGCGTGTCCAACGATCCTGAGCTTTGGAAAGAGCCCGATGAGTTCAGGCCTGACAGATTTCTCGACAAGAATGAGTCGGAAAAGGTCAGGATGGCATATCTTCCGTTTGGAGCAGGAAGGCGTGTGTGCGCAGGAATGGACTTGGCCAGCGTGTATGTTCCCATCACTCTTGCCAATTTACTTAAATCATTCGAGTGGGGATGTGTCAAGGAAGGTAGTCTGCCTGATCTTAGTCGGGATGTTTCAAGTCTGCTCGTGTCCATGAAGTATCCATTGGAAGCTCGAATTACACCTCGTCCATCATAA